A genomic region of Endomicrobiales bacterium contains the following coding sequences:
- a CDS encoding ABC transporter ATP-binding protein, with amino-acid sequence MNILEIKNLSVTYIQFDGSVLKALDDVTLDIVAGQTLAIAGESGSGKSTLALAILGLINNFGGKITSGNILFEGLDLLAVNKNILRTVRGGKIAMVFQDPYSSLNPVLTIGLQITETIQAHNKKLSNKEVINLALETLEICSIKESIRIFNSYPHQISGGQRQRVAIAMAICNNPQILIADEVTTALDVTTQKEIMDLLDSLKTKLNMSILLITHNLALAFKRSQRTAIMQNGKIIELQDTPQLFLQPQNIYTKLLINSTPVLGKKIGTN; translated from the coding sequence ATGAATATTTTAGAAATCAAAAACCTATCAGTAACCTACATTCAATTTGATGGCAGCGTGCTCAAGGCCCTTGATGATGTTACCCTTGACATTGTAGCAGGGCAAACACTCGCCATAGCTGGGGAATCGGGCTCTGGCAAAAGCACCTTGGCACTTGCGATATTGGGACTAATAAACAACTTTGGCGGTAAAATAACCTCAGGTAATATCTTATTTGAGGGCTTAGATTTGCTTGCAGTAAATAAAAATATTCTGCGCACTGTGCGCGGCGGTAAAATTGCAATGGTTTTTCAAGACCCATATTCATCATTAAACCCGGTCCTAACCATTGGACTACAAATAACCGAAACAATTCAAGCTCACAACAAAAAGCTATCCAATAAAGAAGTTATTAATCTGGCTTTAGAAACTCTTGAGATTTGCTCAATAAAAGAAAGTATAAGAATATTTAACTCCTACCCGCACCAAATTTCAGGCGGGCAAAGGCAACGCGTGGCAATTGCAATGGCAATATGCAACAACCCACAAATTTTAATTGCCGACGAAGTCACAACCGCGTTAGATGTAACCACACAAAAAGAAATAATGGACCTCTTGGATTCTCTTAAAACAAAGCTAAATATGTCTATACTTTTAATAACGCATAACCTCGCGCTCGCCTTTAAACGAAGCCAGCGCACTGCAATAATGCAAAACGGCAAAATTATAGAACTGCAAGACACACCCCAATTATTTTTGCAACCACAAAATATTTACACAAAACTACTTATAAACTCAACACCGGTGCTCGGTAAAAAAATTGGCACAAACTAA
- a CDS encoding ABC transporter permease — translation MKNKLALLGALCIVILILLGAFAPLIAPKRPDEQNITERIKAPSSKHILGTDDLGRDVLSRMLYSARISLSVGIVAVLIAITLGTLIGMLSGYFGGVTDSILMRFVDVMLCFPTFFLLLMVLAFLEPSILNVIIVIGLTAWPGLARIVRAEVLSIKQRDFINASKLLATSKTRIFLMHILPNVIGPILVAATLGVGDAILAESGLSFLGLGVQPPDASWGQILSAGKEYIHIAWWLSVFPGVAILITVLSFNLLGEGIREKLNPKK, via the coding sequence ATGAAAAATAAACTTGCCCTATTGGGAGCGCTTTGCATAGTCATATTAATTTTACTTGGAGCATTTGCCCCTCTCATTGCTCCAAAACGCCCCGACGAGCAAAACATAACAGAACGCATAAAAGCTCCGTCGTCAAAGCATATTCTTGGAACCGATGACCTCGGGCGAGATGTTTTATCACGAATGCTTTATAGCGCGCGAATATCCCTAAGCGTTGGCATAGTTGCGGTGCTGATAGCCATAACCCTTGGCACACTTATTGGAATGTTAAGCGGTTATTTCGGCGGCGTCACAGATTCAATTTTAATGCGTTTTGTAGATGTAATGCTGTGTTTTCCTACTTTCTTTCTATTGCTAATGGTACTTGCTTTTTTAGAGCCAAGCATACTAAATGTAATAATTGTAATTGGCCTTACCGCATGGCCGGGCCTTGCAAGAATAGTGCGTGCGGAAGTACTAAGCATAAAACAACGCGATTTTATAAACGCTTCAAAACTGCTTGCCACAAGCAAAACAAGAATTTTTTTAATGCATATATTGCCAAATGTAATTGGTCCAATTTTAGTTGCGGCAACACTTGGTGTTGGCGATGCTATACTTGCAGAGTCGGGGTTATCGTTCCTTGGGCTTGGGGTACAGCCGCCCGATGCCTCTTGGGGGCAAATATTAAGTGCCGGCAAAGAATACATACACATTGCATGGTGGCTTTCAGTTTTTCCGGGCGTTGCAATACTAATTACGGTGCTCTCGTTTAATTTGCTTGGCGAGGGAATTCGCGAGAAGCTAAACCCTAAAAAATAA
- a CDS encoding ABC transporter permease, producing MFSYILKRLLQMVPILIGITIITFAAMHFAPGNPASLATDMNLKASSQTHERLVKLYGLDKPWYKQYFSWLKRVAKLDFGDSFKDGRPAIKKIFERLPASLLLNFLSLFLIFAIAIPIGVISAIKRNTLTDKALTFFVFIGYAMPAFWFALLLMLLFGLKLGWLPISGLHSINYSDLNFIDKVLDVSKHLILPVCASALTGMASLARYTRTSMIEALSQNFIKTAYAKGLSENKIIFRHALRNALLPIITIAGLSLPALIGGGFIFETIFAYPGMGRLGFEAIMARDYPVIMATATIAAFLTLIGNLLADISYFIADPRIRHGGK from the coding sequence ATGTTTTCATATATTCTAAAACGCCTGCTTCAAATGGTGCCTATTTTGATAGGCATCACTATAATCACCTTTGCCGCAATGCACTTTGCGCCTGGTAACCCAGCCAGCTTAGCAACCGATATGAACCTAAAAGCATCATCTCAAACGCACGAACGGCTTGTAAAACTTTACGGGTTAGATAAACCATGGTACAAACAATATTTCTCTTGGCTTAAAAGAGTGGCCAAGTTAGATTTTGGCGACTCATTTAAAGATGGCCGCCCAGCCATTAAAAAAATATTTGAACGCTTGCCGGCATCTTTACTTTTAAACTTTTTGTCATTGTTCTTAATTTTCGCAATCGCAATACCTATTGGGGTAATTTCCGCAATCAAACGCAACACACTTACCGACAAAGCATTAACATTTTTTGTTTTTATCGGCTACGCAATGCCAGCTTTTTGGTTTGCGTTATTGCTTATGCTGCTTTTTGGCTTAAAATTGGGGTGGCTGCCAATATCCGGGTTACACTCAATAAATTACTCGGATTTAAACTTTATAGATAAAGTTTTAGATGTATCAAAACACCTAATATTGCCCGTATGTGCAAGTGCTCTAACCGGCATGGCATCACTTGCCCGCTACACACGAACAAGTATGATAGAGGCACTTAGCCAAAACTTTATAAAAACTGCTTACGCAAAAGGATTAAGCGAAAATAAAATAATTTTCAGGCATGCCTTAAGAAATGCACTACTTCCAATAATTACAATTGCAGGCCTATCGTTGCCGGCACTAATTGGAGGGGGTTTTATATTTGAAACAATATTTGCCTATCCCGGAATGGGGCGTCTTGGTTTTGAGGCAATAATGGCAAGAGATTACCCTGTAATAATGGCAACCGCCACTATTGCTGCGTTTCTTACACTAATTGGCAACCTGCTTGCCGATATATCCTACTTTATTGCAGACCCTCGCATAAGGCATGGTGGAAAATGA